The following proteins come from a genomic window of Gimesia sp.:
- a CDS encoding transporter, whose product MRSLPCLILLCLDFCCAQAGDAAAAPLLIEQGEFVKALAETEPAALPVAPVTGLYFAPCCGTLFQWNAGPECSGGPQLDKPLQTDRPNFTSTSVTVGRGVTQVESGYTYLKSNEGGQDVRYQSFGEFLWRQGILADWLEFRVGFSPLQQAAQIGTWHNSTFGTQDLDLALQFALTPQAGILPQMALITSMSVPTGSLAFTSQHVEPGVDLIYAWQLNQIVSVAASTQGYADIDTSGKYFLEMAQSCSVNYTLNSQLSAFTEWFVLIPSGARTARTEHYFDAGFTFLINNNVQLDWSAGVGLSEGASDFFAGAGLSVRFP is encoded by the coding sequence TTGCGCAGCTTACCCTGCCTGATATTGCTGTGTCTCGATTTCTGCTGCGCACAGGCAGGTGATGCCGCTGCAGCCCCGTTGCTCATTGAGCAGGGCGAATTCGTCAAAGCACTGGCCGAGACAGAACCCGCGGCCTTACCGGTCGCGCCGGTTACGGGTCTCTACTTCGCCCCCTGTTGTGGCACCCTGTTTCAGTGGAACGCGGGCCCGGAATGTTCGGGCGGTCCTCAACTGGACAAGCCGTTGCAGACCGATCGCCCTAACTTCACATCCACTTCGGTGACCGTGGGGCGGGGCGTGACGCAGGTTGAATCGGGTTACACGTATCTGAAAAGTAACGAGGGGGGCCAGGACGTTCGCTATCAGTCCTTTGGTGAGTTCCTCTGGCGACAGGGGATCCTGGCAGACTGGCTGGAGTTTCGCGTCGGCTTTTCACCCCTGCAACAGGCGGCACAGATCGGTACCTGGCATAACAGCACTTTCGGCACCCAGGATCTGGACCTGGCACTGCAGTTTGCTCTGACACCGCAGGCAGGCATTCTGCCACAAATGGCGCTGATTACATCGATGAGCGTGCCGACCGGAAGCCTGGCCTTTACCTCTCAGCATGTGGAACCGGGCGTCGATCTGATCTATGCCTGGCAGCTGAACCAGATTGTCTCCGTCGCTGCATCCACGCAGGGCTATGCAGATATCGACACCAGCGGGAAGTACTTCCTGGAGATGGCCCAGTCCTGCTCAGTCAATTATACGTTGAACAGTCAACTCAGCGCGTTTACCGAATGGTTCGTGCTGATTCCCAGCGGCGCCCGTACCGCTCGCACGGAACACTATTTTGATGCCGGGTTCACCTTCCTGATCAATAACAATGTGCAACTCGACTGGAGTGCGGGCGTCGGCCTGAGCGAAGGCGCGTCTGACTTCTTCGCCGGCGCCGGTCTTTCTGTCCGCTTTCCCTGA
- a CDS encoding glycerophosphodiester phosphodiesterase family protein, producing the protein MLRPCRLLMMTVLLCLTLFHSVTGAEPLIVAHRGLLKVAPENTLANFRACLELRLGFEFDVQRTRDGHLICLHDTTVDRTTDGTGKVADLTLAEIKKLDAGNWFDSQFKGERVPTIDEVLELVSRYRQHEILVAVDFKDANVEQDVVRLAEKHGVLSKLIFIGRTIQESEVRDNLKAASPKAETAAVANNAGEFKDALGAKNADWVYLRYLAPASEIQAVHRAGKRTFIAGPTVSGDLPVNWRRITSAGVDAILTDYPLQLKLALKQQP; encoded by the coding sequence ATGTTGCGTCCCTGCCGACTGCTGATGATGACTGTGCTGTTGTGTCTGACTCTGTTTCACTCCGTAACGGGAGCCGAACCGCTGATTGTTGCCCACCGGGGACTGCTCAAAGTCGCACCGGAAAACACGCTGGCGAACTTCCGGGCCTGCCTGGAACTGCGACTCGGTTTTGAATTCGATGTGCAGCGAACCCGAGACGGCCACCTGATCTGCCTGCATGACACGACCGTCGACCGCACCACCGACGGCACCGGAAAGGTAGCAGACCTGACGCTGGCGGAGATTAAGAAGCTGGACGCAGGCAACTGGTTTGACAGTCAGTTTAAGGGCGAACGGGTGCCAACGATTGATGAAGTTCTGGAACTGGTCTCCCGTTATCGTCAACATGAGATTCTGGTCGCCGTCGATTTCAAAGATGCGAATGTAGAACAGGATGTGGTACGACTGGCAGAAAAACATGGAGTACTGTCAAAGCTGATCTTTATCGGGAGAACGATTCAGGAATCTGAGGTCCGCGACAATCTCAAAGCGGCTTCCCCGAAAGCAGAGACCGCTGCGGTGGCTAATAATGCGGGCGAATTCAAAGACGCGCTCGGTGCGAAGAATGCAGACTGGGTTTATCTGCGGTACCTTGCACCGGCCAGTGAAATTCAGGCAGTACACCGGGCGGGCAAACGCACATTTATCGCCGGACCGACGGTCAGCGGCGATCTGCCTGTCAACTGGAGGCGGATCACCTCAGCGGGCGTGGATGCGATTCTGACGGATTATCCGCTGCAGTTGAAACTCGCGTTGAAACAGCAACCGTGA
- a CDS encoding MarR family transcriptional regulator: MNRYHSVSELFLIKVENPMSPLGLEDQVIVALRRITRAIDLHSRNLMQEIGLTAPQLAALQMIARRQPITVGALAKSIHLSQATLTGILSRLESRQLVSRSRRGADKRTVVVELTDEGQAMLKNAPSLLQDRFRRELLTLQQWEQTQMLATLQRIATMMDAEDIDASPVLSAGDVSFHTEPAEADTDTFLKQQNLDSHS; the protein is encoded by the coding sequence ATGAACCGATATCACAGCGTCTCTGAGCTCTTTCTAATTAAAGTCGAGAATCCCATGTCGCCGTTAGGACTTGAGGATCAGGTTATCGTGGCCCTGCGTCGCATCACGCGTGCGATCGATTTGCATTCGCGAAACCTGATGCAGGAAATCGGACTGACTGCCCCGCAACTGGCAGCACTGCAGATGATTGCGCGGCGACAGCCGATTACGGTTGGGGCGCTGGCGAAATCGATTCATCTGAGCCAGGCGACGCTGACGGGAATTCTGAGTCGACTGGAATCACGACAGCTGGTATCCCGCTCCCGACGTGGAGCGGATAAGCGGACCGTGGTGGTAGAGCTGACCGACGAAGGTCAGGCGATGCTCAAGAACGCGCCGTCGCTGCTGCAGGATCGTTTTCGTCGTGAACTGTTGACACTGCAGCAATGGGAACAGACCCAGATGCTGGCCACGCTGCAGCGGATCGCCACGATGATGGACGCGGAAGATATTGATGCTTCCCCCGTGTTGTCTGCGGGTGACGTCTCGTTTCATACAGAACCGGCAGAAGCGGATACCGACACGTTTCTCAAGCAACAGAACCTGGATTCCCACTCCTGA
- the ectA gene encoding diaminobutyrate acetyltransferase: MDTAHKLIFREPRVEDALAISRLIKRCPPLDVNSTYATMLLCRDFHDTCVVVEQDSEVLAFLSAYRPPQRENTIFIWQAAVDSRLRSQGVASRMLDDLLSRESLADVNHLETTITPSNQSSQKLFRSLAKRLNTECRSVEGFPAALFGEVEEHEAEDLYQLGPFTLKPVHGEKPIVS, from the coding sequence ATGGATACGGCCCACAAACTCATTTTTCGCGAGCCCCGAGTGGAAGATGCGCTCGCGATTTCCCGCCTCATTAAACGCTGCCCTCCTCTGGACGTAAATTCCACTTACGCCACCATGTTGCTATGTCGTGACTTTCACGATACTTGCGTTGTTGTGGAGCAGGACTCGGAAGTCCTGGCATTTCTATCCGCTTATCGACCTCCACAGCGAGAGAATACGATCTTTATCTGGCAAGCCGCCGTAGACAGTCGCCTGCGTTCCCAGGGAGTTGCCTCCCGAATGCTGGACGACCTGCTGTCGCGGGAGTCGCTCGCCGACGTTAACCACCTGGAGACGACGATTACACCTTCGAATCAGTCGTCCCAAAAACTGTTTCGCTCACTGGCGAAACGTCTTAATACGGAATGTCGATCGGTAGAAGGATTTCCTGCTGCACTGTTTGGTGAAGTCGAAGAACACGAAGCAGAGGATCTCTACCAGCTTGGTCCATTCACACTAAAACCCGTTCATGGAGAGAAACCAATAGTATCATGA
- the ectB gene encoding diaminobutyrate--2-oxoglutarate transaminase, whose translation MSIFKRLESNVRGYCRSFPTTFTKAQNATLRDDKGNEYIDFLAGAGSLNYGHNNPQLKTKLLEFLERDGMLHGLDMHTDAKERFLEVFEKRILSPLELDYKLQFTGPTGTNAVEAALKLARKITGRTNIVSFTNGFHGVSLGSVAATGNSHFRDAAGTPLNNVTFMPYYGYLGDNIDTLEYFEALLKDNSSGLDLPAAVIVETVQGEGGVNVAGIEWLQQLETLCQEHGMLLIVDDIQVGCGRTGDFFSFEQAGIVPDIVTLSKSLSAYGLPMSLVLMKSELDQWEPGEHNGTFRGNNLAFVSAAEAIEYYWGDYQLSREVKRKGELIQERLQDIADSIIDVDLEVRGRGMIWGLACQECPDLSGKITEAAFKRGLIIETSGTDSHVLKFLPPLTIEEDLLTQGLDIVAESYKAVLEDEVIMKELGLITSE comes from the coding sequence ATGAGTATATTCAAACGACTCGAATCAAACGTTCGAGGTTACTGCCGCTCGTTCCCAACCACATTCACCAAAGCTCAGAACGCAACTTTGCGTGATGACAAGGGAAATGAATACATTGATTTCCTGGCAGGAGCCGGTTCACTCAACTATGGTCACAACAACCCGCAGCTGAAAACCAAGCTGCTGGAGTTTCTGGAACGGGATGGCATGCTGCATGGTCTCGACATGCACACCGACGCCAAGGAGCGCTTCCTGGAAGTCTTCGAAAAGCGGATTCTGTCTCCATTGGAACTGGATTACAAGCTGCAGTTCACCGGCCCCACAGGTACGAACGCTGTGGAAGCAGCCCTGAAGCTGGCACGCAAGATCACCGGACGGACCAACATTGTTTCGTTCACAAACGGTTTCCACGGCGTGAGCCTGGGATCGGTCGCCGCGACCGGCAACAGTCACTTCCGCGATGCCGCTGGCACGCCTTTGAATAACGTGACCTTCATGCCTTACTACGGCTACCTGGGTGACAACATCGACACCCTGGAATATTTCGAAGCCCTGCTCAAAGATAACAGCAGTGGTCTGGATCTCCCCGCAGCGGTGATTGTGGAAACCGTGCAGGGTGAAGGCGGCGTGAATGTCGCTGGCATCGAATGGCTGCAGCAGCTGGAAACCCTGTGTCAAGAACATGGCATGCTGCTGATCGTCGACGATATTCAGGTCGGCTGTGGACGTACCGGTGACTTCTTCAGCTTTGAACAGGCTGGAATCGTGCCGGATATCGTGACTCTTTCGAAATCCCTGAGTGCCTACGGACTGCCGATGTCGCTGGTACTGATGAAATCCGAACTGGACCAGTGGGAACCTGGCGAACATAACGGTACGTTCCGCGGAAATAACCTCGCATTCGTGTCCGCCGCCGAAGCAATCGAATATTACTGGGGCGATTATCAGCTGTCTCGCGAAGTCAAACGCAAAGGCGAACTGATCCAGGAACGCCTGCAGGATATCGCTGACAGTATCATCGACGTTGATCTCGAAGTCCGCGGACGTGGTATGATCTGGGGACTGGCCTGCCAGGAATGTCCGGATCTGTCGGGTAAGATCACCGAAGCCGCCTTCAAGCGGGGGCTGATCATTGAGACCAGTGGTACTGACAGCCACGTCCTGAAATTCCTGCCGCCATTGACCATCGAAGAAGATCTGCTGACGCAGGGACTCGACATCGTCGCCGAAAGTTACAAAGCGGTTCTGGAAGACGAAGTCATTATGAAAGAACTGGGTCTGATCACCAGCGAGTGA
- a CDS encoding ectoine synthase, translating to MLVRQLSEIIDTDRDIKAETWNSRRLLLAGDKMGFSLHDTLIHPGTETEIWYQNHLEAVYCIEGEGEIELIPDGPTYPISPGMMYALDKNDRHLLRAKSQLRMVCVFNPPVTGQEVHDENGVYPAATTDS from the coding sequence ATGCTTGTACGTCAATTAAGTGAGATTATTGATACCGACCGTGACATTAAAGCCGAAACCTGGAACAGCCGCCGTCTTCTGCTGGCAGGAGACAAGATGGGATTTTCCCTGCACGACACGCTGATTCACCCAGGAACGGAAACGGAAATCTGGTACCAGAATCACCTTGAAGCCGTCTATTGCATTGAAGGAGAAGGCGAAATCGAACTGATTCCGGATGGGCCGACTTACCCCATCTCACCGGGCATGATGTATGCCCTGGATAAGAACGACCGTCATCTCCTGAGAGCGAAATCTCAGTTACGAATGGTCTGCGTCTTTAATCCTCCCGTCACCGGTCAGGAAGTCCACGACGAAAATGGTGTATATCCGGCTGCGACCACCGACTCCTGA
- the thpD gene encoding ectoine hydroxylase: protein MNTEVANSKDLYPSRVKPQPEFLERTDPVVYGSSEDGPLTAGQLNHFERDGFLILPAFFSQAELDACNAELARLKESAVTRRRSEAIVEQDCDELRSLFAIHHAEISPFFSKVAQDERIAGMVMQILDSEVYLHQSRVNLKPGFAGKEFYWHSDFETWHVEDGMPRMRAVSCSLLLTDNYEFNAPLMLMPGSHRKYVSCVGETPEDHYLTSLQKQELGIPDKDSLRELVDEHGIIQGAGPAGTLVLFDCNTMHGSNGNITPFPRSNLFFVYNSVWNQLDEPFGQKKYRPEFIASRQYCEPVSQQAVNYSLQ, encoded by the coding sequence ATGAACACTGAAGTAGCGAATTCGAAAGATCTGTATCCGTCTCGTGTCAAACCTCAGCCCGAATTCCTGGAGCGGACTGATCCGGTCGTGTATGGATCTTCCGAGGATGGCCCATTAACGGCAGGTCAGCTGAACCACTTTGAACGGGACGGTTTTCTGATTCTGCCGGCTTTTTTTTCCCAGGCAGAGCTCGACGCCTGCAACGCCGAGCTGGCCCGCCTCAAGGAAAGCGCTGTAACCCGCAGACGCTCTGAAGCAATTGTGGAGCAGGACTGCGACGAACTGCGGTCGCTGTTTGCGATTCATCATGCGGAGATCAGTCCGTTTTTCTCTAAAGTTGCCCAGGATGAGCGTATCGCGGGAATGGTGATGCAGATTCTGGACAGCGAAGTTTATCTGCATCAGTCGCGTGTGAATCTGAAACCGGGCTTTGCCGGGAAAGAGTTCTACTGGCATTCTGACTTCGAAACCTGGCATGTGGAAGACGGGATGCCTCGGATGCGTGCGGTGAGCTGTTCGCTGTTGCTCACCGACAACTACGAATTCAACGCGCCTTTAATGCTGATGCCGGGCTCTCACCGAAAGTATGTTTCGTGTGTGGGAGAGACTCCCGAGGATCATTACCTGACGTCCCTGCAGAAGCAGGAACTGGGTATTCCCGACAAGGATTCCCTGCGGGAACTGGTCGACGAACACGGCATCATCCAGGGCGCTGGTCCTGCAGGCACTCTGGTGCTGTTTGACTGCAACACCATGCATGGCTCGAACGGAAATATCACCCCCTTCCCGCGTTCGAACCTGTTCTTTGTGTATAACAGCGTCTGGAACCAGCTCGACGAACCCTTTGGACAGAAGAAATACAGACCGGAATTTATCGCCTCACGCCAGTATTGTGAGCCCGTTTCACAACAGGCGGTTAATTACAGTCTCCAGTAA
- a CDS encoding TRAP transporter small permease has product MNKLFAIIQRIEAFLLAWSIISIAALSIGNVVCRALFGFSLAFVGEVSQFLIIVVTFIGLSYAASQGRHIRMTALYDQLNRRWRKIMMVIINSLTALLMLLLAGYAFEYINTVRFLDTISPVLQVPFYLIYLFVPLGFILSAIQYGLTVFRNLTAPDVYISYSQKDEYETTVVGEV; this is encoded by the coding sequence ATGAACAAATTATTTGCGATCATTCAGCGGATCGAAGCGTTTCTGCTGGCCTGGTCGATCATCAGCATTGCCGCTCTTTCGATCGGCAACGTGGTGTGCCGCGCCCTGTTCGGCTTCAGCCTGGCCTTTGTCGGCGAAGTCTCGCAGTTCCTGATTATCGTTGTGACCTTCATCGGCCTGAGCTATGCTGCCAGCCAGGGTCGCCATATCCGCATGACCGCGCTGTACGATCAGCTCAACCGACGCTGGCGTAAAATCATGATGGTCATCATCAACAGTCTGACAGCTCTGCTGATGCTGTTGCTGGCCGGATATGCTTTCGAATACATCAACACCGTCCGCTTTCTGGACACGATTTCTCCCGTATTACAGGTGCCCTTTTACCTGATCTATCTATTCGTCCCGCTGGGGTTCATTCTGTCGGCCATCCAGTATGGCCTGACAGTCTTCCGTAACCTGACTGCCCCCGACGTCTATATTTCGTATTCACAGAAAGACGAATACGAAACCACGGTCGTCGGCGAAGTCTAA
- a CDS encoding TRAP transporter large permease, which produces MEALLIIGIMIFLLLLGFPMKVPLIVAALAVLLVFHPDVTPAVLVQQMIGGIKPAALIAVPMFIFAADIMTRGNSANRLLDLVTAFVGHLRGGLPIASAISCTLFGAMSGSTQATVVAIGGPLRPQLLKAGYPDSFTTALIINASDIALLIPPSIGMIVYGVVSGTSIGELFIAGIGPGLLVLLLFCIYCWIASIRMQIPRQEKTDAATRRTAARRALLPLGFPLIIIGGIYSGIFSPTEAAAISVLYAAILEIVFFRDLSVKDIPDIALSTGLITAVVFILVGAGAAFSWVISFAQLPDALINNWLGLTPDSGYWTIMLTIAIAYFIGCMFVDPIVVILILTPIFHPVAIAAGIDPVLVGIVVTLQVAIGSATPPFGCDIFTAIAVFRRPYLEVIRGTPPFIAILLFAGILLIAFPSISLFLRNLAFG; this is translated from the coding sequence ATGGAAGCCTTACTCATCATCGGCATCATGATCTTTTTACTGCTGCTGGGTTTTCCGATGAAGGTCCCACTGATCGTCGCTGCCCTGGCGGTCCTGCTGGTCTTTCATCCGGATGTAACGCCGGCCGTGCTGGTTCAGCAGATGATCGGCGGTATCAAGCCAGCGGCCCTGATCGCGGTCCCGATGTTTATTTTCGCGGCCGATATCATGACGCGGGGGAATTCCGCGAACCGGTTACTCGACCTGGTGACGGCGTTTGTCGGTCACCTGCGAGGTGGTCTGCCGATCGCCAGTGCCATCAGCTGTACCCTGTTTGGTGCGATGTCCGGTTCGACCCAGGCGACCGTCGTCGCCATCGGTGGTCCACTCAGGCCCCAGCTGCTCAAAGCGGGTTACCCCGATTCCTTCACCACAGCGCTGATCATCAATGCGAGCGACATTGCCCTTTTGATCCCGCCCAGTATCGGCATGATCGTTTACGGCGTTGTCTCGGGAACTTCGATCGGGGAACTGTTCATCGCGGGTATCGGGCCGGGCCTGTTGGTCCTGTTGCTGTTTTGTATTTACTGCTGGATCGCTTCGATTCGCATGCAGATTCCCCGCCAGGAAAAAACAGACGCTGCGACCCGTCGCACAGCGGCACGCCGGGCACTGCTCCCGCTGGGTTTCCCCCTGATTATTATCGGCGGAATCTACTCGGGGATTTTCAGCCCCACTGAAGCCGCGGCGATCTCGGTTTTGTATGCAGCGATTCTGGAGATCGTCTTCTTCCGGGATCTTTCTGTGAAAGACATTCCGGACATCGCACTCTCGACCGGATTAATTACCGCGGTCGTCTTTATCCTCGTTGGTGCGGGTGCTGCCTTCAGCTGGGTGATCTCGTTCGCACAACTGCCGGACGCGTTGATCAATAACTGGCTGGGGCTGACACCGGATTCGGGCTACTGGACGATCATGCTGACGATTGCCATCGCCTACTTCATCGGCTGTATGTTCGTGGATCCGATCGTGGTGATTCTGATTCTGACCCCGATCTTCCATCCGGTGGCGATTGCTGCTGGCATCGATCCGGTACTGGTTGGGATTGTAGTGACCTTACAGGTGGCCATTGGATCGGCGACGCCGCCGTTCGGCTGTGACATATTTACCGCGATTGCGGTCTTCCGCCGGCCCTACCTGGAGGTGATTCGGGGCACGCCCCCCTTCATCGCCATTCTGCTGTTTGCAGGGATCCTGCTGATTGCGTTCCCCAGTATTTCCCTGTTTCTCCGCAACCTCGCATTTGGATAA
- the dctP gene encoding TRAP transporter substrate-binding protein DctP: MNLIQKIFSSASVWSLLLILGGSLLCTSCGAEATASTDQPTQWRFAIEETIGSVQHQYAIKFKELVEERSNGEIEVTIYPYGTLGTSDQITELVDMEVVQFAMASPGHLGKLIPEVQVFLLHFLFSDDDEINNQVLNKDPRLQKTFAELYARKRLKLLSIFSEGWQVWTTKDPIHRPEDFEGVKMRVMTSPLLIAAYNAYGASPTPLPYSEVYSALQLNMIDGQENPVFAIQEMNFYEVTDWMIFARHAPFITTAVTNREFFDSLPAERQELVTGVVSDLNDYILKVQREFNQERLSLIRKNKPDLEIITELTPEEREAFRQASQPVRERFIRMTGEDGRKLLEELKQTIKEYEDQQQN; this comes from the coding sequence ATGAACCTGATTCAGAAAATATTCAGTTCTGCGTCTGTCTGGAGCCTGCTCCTGATCCTGGGCGGTTCCCTGCTTTGCACTTCGTGTGGTGCTGAGGCAACCGCGTCGACGGATCAACCGACGCAGTGGCGGTTTGCGATTGAAGAGACCATCGGCAGCGTTCAGCACCAGTACGCAATAAAGTTCAAGGAACTCGTCGAGGAACGTTCCAATGGGGAAATCGAAGTCACCATCTATCCCTACGGAACCCTGGGGACCTCGGACCAGATTACCGAGCTGGTCGATATGGAGGTGGTGCAGTTTGCGATGGCCTCCCCCGGGCACCTGGGAAAACTGATTCCGGAAGTCCAGGTCTTCCTGTTGCACTTTCTGTTCTCCGACGATGATGAAATCAACAACCAGGTATTGAATAAAGATCCGCGGTTACAGAAAACCTTTGCTGAACTCTACGCCCGCAAGCGGCTGAAGCTGCTGTCGATTTTCTCGGAAGGCTGGCAGGTCTGGACAACGAAAGATCCCATTCATCGGCCTGAAGATTTCGAGGGAGTCAAAATGCGGGTCATGACGTCCCCGCTGCTGATCGCTGCCTACAATGCGTATGGAGCCAGCCCGACACCGCTGCCCTACTCCGAAGTCTATTCAGCGTTGCAACTGAATATGATCGACGGACAGGAAAACCCGGTGTTCGCGATCCAGGAGATGAATTTCTACGAAGTGACCGACTGGATGATTTTCGCGCGACATGCACCGTTCATCACGACTGCTGTCACTAACCGTGAATTCTTCGATTCTCTGCCTGCCGAACGTCAGGAACTGGTGACCGGGGTGGTATCCGATCTCAACGATTACATCCTGAAGGTGCAGAGAGAATTCAACCAGGAACGGCTGAGCCTGATTCGCAAGAATAAGCCTGACCTGGAAATCATCACCGAGCTGACACCCGAAGAACGCGAAGCGTTTCGTCAGGCGAGTCAGCCGGTCCGGGAGCGGTTCATCAGAATGACCGGTGAAGATGGACGCAAGCTGCTGGAAGAGCTGAAACAGACTATTAAAGAATACGAAGACCAACAGCAGAACTGA